In Bdellovibrionota bacterium, the following are encoded in one genomic region:
- a CDS encoding radical SAM protein, with product MKTLVINEPFVKDFCRTQRWAAKTRGRVLRAPDWLAYATAVLEKAGVDAHIYDFPARDWGRPEFETLIAKEQPDFVVLDSTTPSIQSDIECARLVKAKAAHSIVIMVGPHASSLPEQTLRRAEGAVDMVAVGEYDFTVRDAILNYPDLKGVLGLVYWNDGDIQKNPPRPLIEDLDELPYPSWHQLDLLKYFDGTKLHPYIDIFSGRGCPHKCTFCLWPQVMHGHKLRVRKPERVVDEMEYDIKICPEVVKGGEFFFEDDTFTLHKPTALGICEEILRRNLKVTFSVNARVDTADVHMMKMLKKAGCRELLVGFESGDQQILNNIQKRATVEQAEEFMVRTKEAGLDVHGTFVIGLPGETPQTIDRTVDFAKNLGLHTLQFSAAMPFPGTKYFEYCEENGHLQTKDWNKWLDPEGEQTGVVSYPGLTKEQVKAGVDRGLRNFYFRPMYLLKFALKNAHWKDFTRKLRGFTHFASYLWDEAKKESAVFSAKKPSIT from the coding sequence ATGAAAACATTGGTCATTAACGAGCCTTTTGTGAAGGATTTTTGCCGGACCCAACGTTGGGCGGCCAAGACTCGTGGCCGGGTCTTACGGGCCCCCGATTGGCTCGCGTACGCCACCGCAGTTCTCGAAAAGGCGGGTGTGGATGCCCATATTTATGATTTTCCGGCCCGAGATTGGGGGCGTCCGGAATTTGAAACTCTAATTGCCAAGGAACAACCGGACTTTGTCGTACTGGACTCCACAACTCCATCGATACAATCCGACATCGAGTGTGCCCGTCTTGTCAAAGCTAAGGCGGCCCACTCGATTGTAATCATGGTCGGGCCGCACGCCTCTTCGCTTCCCGAGCAGACGCTCCGCCGGGCTGAAGGCGCGGTCGATATGGTTGCGGTCGGTGAATACGACTTCACCGTGCGCGACGCGATTTTGAATTATCCCGACCTCAAGGGAGTCCTCGGCCTTGTCTATTGGAACGACGGGGACATTCAAAAGAATCCGCCCAGGCCATTGATCGAAGATTTGGACGAGCTTCCTTATCCTTCTTGGCATCAGCTCGATCTTTTGAAGTACTTCGACGGCACGAAGCTTCATCCTTACATCGACATTTTTTCGGGCCGCGGTTGCCCCCACAAATGCACGTTTTGTCTCTGGCCGCAGGTCATGCACGGCCACAAGCTTCGTGTCCGAAAACCGGAACGGGTGGTCGACGAAATGGAGTACGACATCAAAATCTGTCCGGAAGTGGTGAAGGGCGGCGAGTTCTTTTTCGAAGATGACACCTTCACACTTCATAAGCCGACGGCTTTAGGGATCTGCGAGGAGATTCTCCGCCGAAATCTCAAAGTCACGTTTTCCGTCAACGCCCGCGTCGATACGGCGGACGTTCATATGATGAAGATGCTCAAGAAAGCGGGCTGTCGCGAGCTTCTCGTAGGATTTGAGTCGGGGGATCAGCAGATCCTCAACAACATCCAGAAACGGGCCACGGTGGAACAGGCTGAGGAGTTCATGGTTCGCACGAAAGAGGCCGGTCTGGATGTGCATGGGACGTTTGTCATCGGCCTGCCGGGAGAGACCCCGCAGACGATCGACAGAACCGTCGATTTCGCCAAGAATCTCGGTCTACACACGCTTCAGTTTTCCGCGGCCATGCCTTTCCCCGGGACCAAGTATTTCGAGTATTGCGAGGAAAACGGCCATCTCCAGACCAAAGACTGGAACAAGTGGCTCGATCCGGAGGGCGAGCAGACAGGCGTCGTGAGCTATCCGGGGTTGACCAAGGAGCAAGTCAAAGCCGGCGTAGATCGAGGTCTTCGGAACTTTTACTTCCGGCCGATGTACCTGCTGAAATTCGCCCTCAAGAACGCCCACTGGAAAGACTTCACGAGGAAACTGCGCGGATTCACGCATTTTGCCTCGTATCTCTGGGATGAAGCCAAGAAAGAGTCGGCCGTCTTTTCAGCCAAGAAACCTTCCATTACCTAA
- a CDS encoding DUF4258 domain-containing protein — translation MPSSRIRRKKLIKWVLSPHAATRMMERRITVDEIRGIIETPDYRIPQGPKWIFGKRLKGRRGNDVAAVILERKEQALWVVITVMVRFERT, via the coding sequence ATGCCGTCCAGCAGAATTCGCCGGAAGAAACTGATAAAATGGGTTTTGTCGCCGCATGCTGCAACTCGAATGATGGAGCGACGCATCACCGTGGACGAGATACGCGGCATCATTGAGACGCCGGATTATCGAATTCCGCAGGGGCCGAAATGGATCTTCGGCAAGAGATTGAAGGGTCGACGAGGTAATGACGTTGCTGCGGTCATTTTGGAACGAAAGGAGCAGGCACTATGGGTCGTCATCACCGTTATGGTTCGGTTCGAAAGAACGTGA
- a CDS encoding ABC transporter ATP-binding protein: MPQLLEFESVSKRFPSRELFTDLSWGMAAGERVLLRGANGSGKTTLLKLIATLIRPTSGTIRIHGRSIWTHPLETRKCFAYLSPDERSFYWKLTGTQNLRFFGRLQYLSSKELAERSERLASAFQLDKDLDRPFQEYSSGMRQKLSLIRALMLNRSLYLLDEPDRHLDAEGLAALETILGEKISSGAAVLVVTAAPSTALGGKSYVLADGRIRENHT; the protein is encoded by the coding sequence ATGCCTCAACTCTTGGAATTTGAGTCCGTTTCAAAGCGTTTCCCGTCCCGGGAACTGTTTACGGATCTTTCCTGGGGCATGGCCGCTGGCGAACGGGTTCTTCTTAGAGGGGCTAACGGATCCGGGAAGACGACGCTTCTCAAACTGATTGCGACGTTGATACGCCCCACTTCCGGAACGATTCGAATCCACGGCCGGTCGATCTGGACCCATCCGCTGGAGACCCGGAAATGCTTTGCTTATCTCTCTCCGGACGAGCGTTCGTTTTATTGGAAGTTGACCGGTACGCAAAATCTTCGTTTTTTTGGAAGGCTTCAATATCTGTCTTCAAAAGAGCTTGCCGAACGAAGTGAAAGACTCGCATCCGCATTCCAGCTCGACAAAGATCTAGACCGCCCTTTTCAGGAATACTCTTCCGGGATGCGGCAGAAGCTCTCCCTGATACGAGCACTCATGCTCAATCGCTCCCTTTATCTCTTGGACGAACCGGACCGCCATTTGGATGCCGAAGGGTTGGCGGCGCTCGAAACGATTCTTGGAGAAAAGATTTCCTCGGGCGCGGCGGTCTTGGTAGTGACGGCCGCCCCTTCTACGGCGCTCGGTGGCAAGAGCTACGTTCTGGCGGATGGCCGAATCCGTGAGAATCACACATGA
- a CDS encoding ABC transporter permease yields the protein MIRALLAFPAKEWRLYRSYRLALILNLTSVAFGVFTFFFVGRMFADSSNPYLARFGGNYFPYVLVGIASSNLLVSMLNGLAMNLQREQDTGTLEAILVCPIPEAVALLGLVLWNLFLSLLTGVGYLAGGYLLAMLPLAIMPILKALIVFVLSAGTFLGLGGTAAAFILYFKRGNPISWIFSSLSILLGSVYFPLEILPRAVQHLGRLLPLVHATEGMRMALLENAPLAVLGPKLLILFLFSVIFAPLAIISLKYALWRVREAGTLSHQ from the coding sequence ATGATCCGCGCACTGCTCGCGTTTCCCGCGAAAGAATGGCGGCTTTACCGCAGCTACCGCCTCGCCCTCATCCTCAATCTGACGAGTGTTGCTTTCGGCGTCTTTACGTTTTTCTTCGTGGGCCGGATGTTCGCGGACAGTTCCAATCCCTATTTGGCGAGATTCGGGGGAAACTATTTTCCTTACGTTCTTGTGGGGATCGCCTCGAGCAATCTTTTGGTCTCCATGCTCAACGGCCTCGCCATGAATTTACAGCGGGAGCAGGACACCGGAACATTGGAAGCGATCTTAGTTTGCCCCATCCCGGAAGCCGTCGCGCTCCTCGGCTTGGTCCTCTGGAATCTCTTCCTCTCCCTTCTGACCGGCGTGGGTTACCTCGCAGGCGGCTACCTCTTGGCCATGCTCCCGCTGGCAATCATGCCTATTCTGAAGGCACTCATTGTTTTTGTTCTTTCCGCGGGGACTTTTCTTGGCCTCGGCGGCACGGCCGCCGCCTTCATCCTTTACTTCAAACGTGGGAATCCAATCAGCTGGATCTTTTCGAGTCTCTCCATTCTCCTTGGCAGCGTGTATTTTCCCCTCGAAATCCTTCCTCGGGCGGTCCAGCACTTGGGGCGCCTTCTCCCTCTTGTTCATGCAACGGAAGGCATGCGGATGGCTCTTCTGGAAAACGCGCCGCTGGCGGTATTAGGTCCCAAGCTTCTGATATTGTTTCTTTTTTCAGTTATCTTTGCCCCCCTGGCCATCATTTCTTTGAAGTATGCGCTCTGGCGGGTTCGTGAGGCTGGGACCCTGAGCCATCAGTAA
- a CDS encoding GGDEF domain-containing protein, translated as MSASPRDDKTIKHPIQDLLNAVAGVKANFVVLAGQDIGRKYEIKKAELGIGRSEQSDIFIDDPDVSRNHAKIEVLNDSIIVQDLGSTNGTLVNGKAITRHQLMDGDRVQVGNLTILKFNFLDNIEDTFNEQLYNQANKDFLTQIYNRKYFLDRLKMEFSYSRRHEVPLSLIMFDIDHFKKINDTHGHTAGDLVLRELAAQIYAVKRQEDLFARFGGEEFVLLLRDTPKENAIQTADKLRSRIEETQFTFEDQKIPITISIGVATFFSNNYKNYETFFRAADNYLYRAKKEGRNCVQFAKDGISVKTEIRTSH; from the coding sequence ATGTCAGCCTCCCCCCGCGACGATAAAACGATCAAGCATCCGATCCAGGATCTTTTAAACGCCGTGGCCGGCGTGAAAGCGAATTTCGTCGTTTTGGCCGGTCAAGACATCGGGCGAAAGTACGAAATCAAAAAGGCGGAGCTCGGCATCGGACGATCCGAGCAAAGCGATATCTTCATCGATGACCCCGATGTCTCCCGCAACCACGCAAAGATCGAAGTCTTAAACGACTCGATTATTGTGCAGGATTTGGGAAGCACCAACGGAACCCTCGTGAACGGAAAGGCGATTACCCGGCATCAACTGATGGACGGCGACCGCGTTCAGGTCGGGAATCTCACGATTCTCAAATTCAACTTCCTCGACAACATCGAAGATACGTTCAACGAGCAACTCTACAACCAGGCCAACAAGGATTTTCTGACCCAAATCTACAACAGAAAATACTTTCTGGACCGGTTGAAAATGGAATTCAGCTACTCCCGCCGCCACGAAGTCCCCCTTTCGCTCATCATGTTCGACATCGATCATTTCAAGAAAATCAACGATACGCACGGACATACCGCCGGAGACCTCGTGCTTCGGGAGTTGGCCGCGCAAATTTACGCCGTGAAGCGGCAAGAAGACTTATTCGCCCGGTTCGGCGGAGAGGAGTTCGTTCTGTTGCTGCGGGACACTCCCAAAGAAAACGCGATCCAAACGGCTGATAAGCTGCGAAGCCGCATCGAGGAGACGCAGTTCACGTTCGAAGACCAAAAGATCCCCATCACGATCAGCATCGGCGTGGCGACGTTCTTCAGCAATAACTATAAGAACTACGAAACGTTTTTCCGTGCGGCGGACAATTACCTCTATCGGGCCAAAAAAGAGGGTCGGAACTGCGTTCAATTCGCCAAAGACGGTATTTCGGTGAAAACTGAAATCCGGACGTCGCACTGA
- the xerD gene encoding site-specific tyrosine recombinase XerD has translation MTWDRAHELFLESLRTSRGLSPHTVDGYARDILSFAEISQKDACGSPADATRSNIDSFLSHKAREGYSNRSVLRAISAIRSFYRFLQQENLVPSTPAEDLRLPRLGRPLPKVLSADQIRRILEAPDLTKPRGLRDRALLELFYASGLRVSELTAITYENFQLEMGLVRVLGKGSRERIVPVGDEARHWIERYLQEGRNRMDRGKLQKWLFLSNRGRRMTRQTVWHLLRKYARQVGVTAKLSPHTLRHSFATHLLEGGADLRSVQQMLGHASLSTTQIYTHLSRKHVRDVYRDHHPRAQKR, from the coding sequence TTGACCTGGGATCGAGCGCACGAACTTTTCCTGGAATCTCTGAGGACCTCTCGCGGTCTCTCCCCTCACACCGTGGATGGCTATGCGCGCGACATTCTCTCTTTCGCTGAGATCTCTCAAAAAGACGCCTGCGGTTCTCCCGCCGACGCGACCCGCTCGAATATCGACTCCTTTCTTTCGCACAAAGCGCGAGAAGGTTACTCCAATCGATCGGTGTTGCGTGCCATTTCGGCGATTCGCTCGTTCTATCGATTTCTCCAGCAAGAAAATCTTGTCCCCTCCACACCCGCCGAAGATCTTCGTCTCCCTCGATTGGGTCGGCCGCTGCCCAAAGTTCTCTCAGCCGACCAAATCCGCCGCATATTAGAGGCGCCCGACCTCACGAAACCGCGCGGTCTCCGCGACCGCGCCCTCTTGGAGCTCTTCTACGCCTCCGGACTTCGGGTTTCCGAGCTAACGGCGATTACGTACGAAAATTTCCAGTTGGAAATGGGACTCGTGCGCGTTTTAGGTAAGGGATCGCGCGAACGAATCGTCCCGGTCGGGGACGAAGCCCGGCACTGGATCGAGAGATATCTGCAGGAAGGACGAAATCGGATGGATCGGGGAAAACTTCAGAAATGGCTTTTCCTGAGCAACCGCGGCCGGAGAATGACGAGGCAGACGGTCTGGCATCTGTTGCGGAAATATGCCCGACAGGTGGGTGTAACGGCGAAACTCTCTCCTCACACGCTTCGGCATTCGTTCGCCACACATCTCTTAGAAGGCGGAGCCGATCTGCGCTCGGTCCAACAGATGTTGGGACACGCGAGTCTTTCCACAACGCAGATCTACACGCACCTTTCCCGAAAACATGTCCGAGACGTCTATCGCGACCACCACCCTCGCGCCCAAAAGCGATAG
- a CDS encoding site-2 protease family protein, producing the protein MDKLGVLLLYFVPFIFSLSFHEAAHAWMANRKGDPTARLMGRLTLNPAAHIDPIGTVLFPLISFFTGAPLIGWARPVPVNELNLKRWRVDSMWVAAAGPLSNLILALGFTGIVYLLNRVPASGAELNAGFRIAEPLAVMATVGIRFNLILAFFNLLPFPPLDGGRVAAGLFPQLGSQLAVLERYGFIVLYLLFFTRVLDYVVFMPAQILFHLLISLTA; encoded by the coding sequence ATGGATAAGCTGGGAGTTCTGCTCCTCTACTTTGTTCCGTTCATTTTCTCGCTCTCGTTTCACGAAGCGGCTCACGCTTGGATGGCGAATCGAAAGGGAGATCCCACGGCGCGGTTGATGGGAAGGCTCACGCTCAATCCCGCCGCTCACATCGACCCGATCGGGACCGTCCTTTTTCCGCTTATTTCATTTTTCACGGGCGCCCCGCTCATCGGCTGGGCCCGGCCGGTGCCGGTCAACGAACTCAATTTGAAACGATGGCGAGTCGATTCCATGTGGGTTGCGGCGGCCGGCCCTTTGTCGAACCTGATTCTGGCTCTCGGCTTCACCGGGATTGTCTATTTACTGAACCGCGTTCCTGCGTCCGGTGCCGAGCTTAACGCCGGATTCAGGATCGCCGAACCTCTCGCCGTCATGGCCACCGTCGGCATTCGTTTTAACTTGATCCTGGCGTTTTTCAATTTGCTGCCGTTCCCGCCGCTTGATGGAGGGCGCGTTGCGGCCGGCCTCTTCCCGCAACTTGGAAGCCAGCTCGCCGTTTTGGAGCGATACGGATTCATCGTGCTCTACCTACTGTTTTTTACGCGCGTTCTGGATTACGTGGTGTTTATGCCCGCCCAGATCTTGTTCCATCTTCTTATTTCGCTCACCGCGTAA
- the trpS gene encoding tryptophan--tRNA ligase translates to MRIFSGMRPTGKLHLGHLFGVLNNWIDLQNKGNDCFFCIADWHALTTEFQDTKSIEPNIREMLIDWLAAGLDPKKSTIFLQSQVKEHSELYLLLGMITPLGRLERNPTYKELKQEITDRDLSNFGFLGYPVLQAADILLYKGEAVPVGQDQLPHLELTREIVRRFNNVYGKTFPEPRALLTQSPKVNGVDGRKMSKSYGNAILLSDSEEQVRAKIREMVTDPKRARRQDPGDPDTCNLYPLHEILSTQKTIGDVRKGCTTAGIGCVDCKGLLLPSLLAPLKQIRERREEIASSPKTLDRVLEEGAERAHKIAAETMKEVRKAVKLHG, encoded by the coding sequence ATGCGAATTTTCAGTGGAATGCGGCCGACGGGGAAACTTCATTTGGGGCACCTGTTCGGAGTGTTGAACAACTGGATCGACCTTCAGAACAAGGGAAACGATTGTTTCTTTTGTATCGCGGACTGGCATGCCCTCACCACGGAATTTCAAGATACGAAATCGATCGAACCGAACATCCGGGAAATGTTAATCGATTGGCTGGCGGCGGGGCTCGACCCGAAGAAATCGACGATCTTTTTGCAGTCGCAGGTCAAGGAACATTCCGAACTCTATTTATTGTTGGGCATGATCACACCGCTCGGCCGGTTGGAACGAAATCCAACGTACAAGGAGCTGAAACAGGAGATCACGGACCGCGATCTCTCCAATTTCGGTTTTTTGGGTTATCCCGTCCTGCAGGCGGCGGATATTCTTCTCTACAAGGGAGAAGCCGTTCCGGTCGGCCAGGATCAACTTCCCCATCTCGAACTGACGCGCGAGATCGTCCGGCGATTCAATAACGTCTACGGCAAGACTTTCCCCGAACCCAGAGCGCTGTTGACGCAATCACCGAAGGTCAACGGCGTAGACGGCCGAAAAATGTCGAAGTCGTACGGCAATGCCATTCTCCTTTCCGATTCGGAGGAGCAGGTCCGGGCCAAGATTCGTGAAATGGTCACCGATCCCAAGCGGGCCCGGCGGCAAGATCCGGGCGACCCCGACACATGCAATCTCTATCCCCTGCATGAGATCCTTTCGACCCAGAAAACGATTGGAGACGTCCGAAAAGGGTGCACGACCGCCGGGATCGGATGCGTAGATTGCAAGGGCCTTCTCCTCCCCTCTCTCCTCGCACCCCTCAAACAAATCCGCGAAAGGAGAGAAGAAATCGCCAGTTCCCCAAAGACACTGGATCGTGTATTGGAGGAGGGTGCGGAGCGAGCCCATAAGATCGCTGCAGAAACCATGAAGGAAGTACGCAAAGCCGTTAAGTTACATGGATGA
- a CDS encoding segregation/condensation protein A — protein MDEAVANRTPENPYHIHLDVFEGPLDLLLHLIKEQQVDIYNIPVAKITEQYIQTIDLMKVLNLDIAGEFLLMAATLAHIKSQMLLPRDEAAQEGDEEGVDPREELVRRLLEYQKFKDVAERLLSRPLLFRDVFKREKPDRPPVGEMQTPSELVEVSVFKLVEAFHRLLDRLRLEKPHEVQTDNISIGEKVLLIVDAVRNSAEGALRFDDLFARDKTTPQVVVTFLALLEMLKRGLLRVFQAEAFAEIQLMGTPSLYGDWSYEHFFGTTEIHS, from the coding sequence ATGGATGAAGCCGTAGCCAATCGAACTCCCGAAAACCCTTACCATATCCATTTGGATGTCTTCGAGGGTCCCCTCGATCTCCTGCTCCACCTGATCAAGGAACAGCAGGTCGATATTTACAACATTCCCGTCGCAAAGATCACCGAGCAGTACATTCAAACCATCGACCTGATGAAGGTGCTTAACCTCGATATCGCCGGTGAGTTTCTTCTGATGGCGGCTACGCTCGCGCATATTAAGTCGCAAATGCTCTTGCCGCGGGATGAAGCGGCGCAGGAGGGCGATGAGGAGGGCGTGGACCCCCGAGAAGAGCTGGTGCGGCGGCTCTTGGAGTACCAAAAATTCAAAGATGTCGCCGAGCGGTTGCTTAGCCGCCCGCTCCTTTTCCGAGACGTTTTCAAACGTGAAAAACCGGACCGCCCCCCCGTCGGCGAAATGCAGACGCCGTCGGAGCTGGTGGAAGTCAGCGTCTTCAAATTGGTCGAGGCGTTTCACCGTCTTTTGGACCGATTGCGTCTTGAAAAGCCGCATGAAGTACAGACGGACAATATTTCGATCGGTGAAAAGGTTCTTCTGATCGTCGATGCCGTGCGCAATAGCGCGGAAGGAGCCCTCCGCTTCGACGATCTGTTTGCCCGGGACAAAACGACCCCACAAGTGGTCGTGACGTTTCTCGCTCTCTTGGAGATGCTTAAGCGCGGGCTGCTTCGCGTCTTCCAAGCTGAAGCGTTTGCCGAAATTCAATTGATGGGTACCCCTAGCCTGTATGGAGACTGGAGTTATGAACATTTCTTCGGAACGACTGAAATCCATTCTTGA
- the scpB gene encoding SMC-Scp complex subunit ScpB: protein MNISSERLKSILESLLFLSDKPLHLTQLAQTVTDASEAEIKDVLDQLKADRSAESSGIDLVEVAGGYQLRTKATNSPWIFLLNKAKTVRLSRAALETLAIVAYRQPVTRPEIDDVRGVDCGPVLRHLLERNLVRILGKREEPGSPLIYGTTKEFLEFFSLRNLTDLPTLREYTELGQESLAKLEELLPKPDAQETNLEGDLPMTEAKSNDIEFPRSS, encoded by the coding sequence ATGAACATTTCTTCGGAACGACTGAAATCCATTCTTGAGTCGCTGCTCTTTTTGTCCGACAAGCCTCTCCACCTGACGCAACTGGCACAGACCGTCACGGATGCGAGCGAGGCGGAGATCAAAGATGTTTTGGATCAATTGAAAGCAGATCGATCGGCGGAGAGTTCCGGCATCGACCTGGTGGAAGTGGCGGGCGGCTACCAGCTTCGCACAAAGGCGACGAACTCTCCCTGGATCTTTCTTCTGAACAAGGCGAAAACGGTTCGTTTGAGCCGCGCGGCGCTCGAGACCTTGGCCATCGTCGCCTATCGCCAACCGGTGACCCGTCCCGAAATCGACGACGTCCGGGGGGTCGACTGCGGCCCCGTCTTGCGCCACCTTCTGGAACGAAATCTGGTTCGAATTTTAGGAAAGCGGGAAGAACCGGGGAGCCCCCTTATTTACGGAACGACCAAAGAATTCTTGGAGTTTTTCAGCCTGCGAAATCTGACCGATCTCCCGACGCTCCGGGAATACACGGAACTCGGACAAGAAAGTTTGGCGAAACTCGAAGAGCTTCTCCCCAAACCAGATGCGCAAGAAACTAACCTGGAAGGCGATCTTCCGATGACCGAAGCAAAGAGCAACGACATTGAGTTCCCCCGCAGCAGCTAA
- a CDS encoding pseudouridine synthase, translated as MSSPAAAKKNEGIRLNRLLAQMGVASRRKADALIAAARVSIDGKVVTALGTKADPRKQEIAVDGVPLDRPSKRHTYYLLNKPRGVVTTLSDPEGRPTVRDLVPARERIFPVGRLDYDSEGALLLTTDGDLAHRLMHPRYQVQKTYLVKVKGKPTHETLKRIRNGIRLPDGFAKPVELVAERETKEHSWFRVTVAEGRNHLIKRLWLVVHHPVIKLIRTNFAGLTVSELRIGESRMLRPAEVQRLYKQCEESR; from the coding sequence TTGAGTTCCCCCGCAGCAGCTAAGAAAAACGAGGGAATCCGCCTCAACCGGTTGCTCGCGCAGATGGGTGTGGCCTCCCGGCGCAAAGCCGATGCCCTGATCGCCGCCGCCCGCGTCTCCATCGACGGCAAGGTCGTTACCGCGCTCGGGACGAAAGCCGATCCCCGGAAACAGGAAATCGCCGTGGACGGCGTGCCGCTCGACCGGCCATCGAAGAGACATACGTATTACCTTCTCAATAAACCGCGCGGCGTGGTGACCACGTTATCGGATCCCGAGGGCCGCCCCACCGTACGGGACCTCGTTCCCGCCCGTGAACGGATCTTTCCCGTCGGGCGCCTCGATTACGACAGCGAAGGCGCCCTGCTTCTCACCACGGACGGAGATTTAGCCCATAGGCTGATGCATCCCCGCTACCAAGTCCAAAAGACCTACCTCGTAAAGGTAAAAGGGAAACCGACGCACGAAACGTTGAAACGAATCCGAAACGGAATCCGTCTGCCCGACGGTTTTGCAAAACCGGTTGAACTTGTGGCGGAGCGGGAAACGAAGGAGCACAGTTGGTTTCGAGTCACCGTGGCGGAGGGAAGAAATCATTTGATTAAGCGGCTGTGGCTCGTTGTCCACCACCCGGTGATAAAACTGATCCGTACGAATTTCGCCGGTCTTACCGTATCCGAACTCCGAATCGGAGAATCTCGAATGCTCCGACCCGCGGAAGTTCAACGACTCTATAAACAGTGTGAAGAAAGTCGTTAG
- the hflX gene encoding GTPase HflX produces the protein MKPTHVRQLGHLYRRRSSGDEMANWDLVKVTARLSREIRRQVAVVIDRKGDVTHVVVGDHRSVQLPPLSIRTGPSRLSGYRWIHTHLSEEGLNRRDLTSLLSQRLDLVASVAADLKGFPGLVHVAHLAPQQDATSIIRTLEPVSYPKLNLEFDSFVAALEEEFQQKAGRVQVVRRENRAILCAIALSSDKTLEEDLEETKELARTVGLEIADVVVQGRDKPDPKYLVGRGKLDEILLHASQHQADLLLFQQNLSSNQSRHLNDATPLRVIDRTQLILDIFAQRANSHDGKLQVELAQLRYTLPRLREFGTQLSRLVGGIGGRGPGETKLEIHRRRAHDRMNRLEREINQIAQKRAAKRALRRRKNVPVVSIVGYTNAGKSTLLNSLTYATALVEDKPFATLDPFSKRLRFPQDRELILTDTVGFIRNLPPDLIAAFRATLEEIGEADLLLHVLDISGVDYSARVSVVDGILRDLGFEKIPQILVCNKADRLEAKVAERIAYSLGGVAVSALKAETCKPLLDLMEAKLWQKRNPGIVAEEAVSY, from the coding sequence TTGAAACCAACCCACGTTCGGCAACTGGGTCACCTCTACCGCCGGCGCTCATCGGGCGACGAGATGGCAAACTGGGATCTGGTAAAAGTGACGGCCCGCCTGTCACGTGAAATCCGCCGGCAGGTCGCGGTTGTCATCGATCGAAAAGGAGACGTCACGCACGTCGTCGTCGGCGATCACCGATCCGTTCAACTCCCACCGCTTTCCATCCGGACCGGGCCCTCGCGACTCTCCGGATACCGTTGGATTCATACGCATCTTTCGGAGGAGGGGTTGAACCGGCGAGATCTGACATCGCTCTTGTCACAACGTCTCGACCTGGTGGCGTCCGTCGCGGCAGATCTCAAGGGATTCCCCGGCTTGGTACACGTGGCCCACCTGGCGCCGCAACAAGATGCGACCTCGATCATTCGAACGCTAGAACCGGTTTCGTACCCTAAACTGAATCTTGAATTCGACTCGTTCGTGGCGGCTCTGGAGGAAGAATTTCAGCAGAAAGCGGGTCGCGTTCAGGTCGTCCGGCGGGAGAATCGCGCGATTCTCTGCGCCATCGCCCTCTCGTCCGACAAAACGTTGGAAGAAGATTTGGAGGAAACCAAGGAGCTCGCCCGAACGGTCGGTCTTGAAATCGCCGACGTCGTCGTCCAAGGACGCGACAAACCGGATCCTAAGTATCTTGTCGGACGGGGCAAGCTCGATGAAATCCTATTGCATGCCTCACAACACCAAGCGGATCTGTTGCTCTTTCAACAAAATCTTTCTTCCAACCAATCCCGGCACCTAAACGACGCCACACCGCTTCGCGTGATCGATCGAACGCAATTAATCCTCGATATCTTCGCCCAGCGCGCGAACAGTCACGATGGAAAGCTTCAAGTGGAACTCGCGCAACTTCGATACACCCTGCCCCGTCTTCGTGAATTCGGCACGCAGCTGTCTCGTTTGGTCGGAGGCATCGGTGGACGGGGCCCGGGCGAAACCAAATTGGAAATTCACCGCCGGCGGGCACATGACCGAATGAATCGCCTGGAACGTGAAATCAATCAGATCGCCCAAAAACGAGCGGCCAAACGGGCCCTTCGAAGACGAAAGAACGTCCCCGTCGTGTCGATCGTCGGTTACACCAACGCCGGGAAATCGACGTTGCTCAATTCACTCACGTACGCCACGGCCTTGGTGGAGGACAAACCGTTCGCCACGCTGGATCCCTTTTCCAAACGGCTTCGCTTTCCACAGGACCGCGAACTGATTCTGACCGACACCGTCGGATTTATCCGGAATCTCCCTCCGGACCTCATCGCGGCGTTTCGGGCCACGCTGGAGGAAATCGGCGAAGCGGATTTACTTCTTCATGTCCTCGACATTTCAGGCGTTGATTATTCAGCGCGCGTGAGTGTCGTGGACGGAATTCTCCGCGATCTCGGATTTGAAAAGATCCCTCAGATTTTGGTCTGCAATAAAGCCGATCGCCTGGAGGCGAAAGTGGCCGAGCGCATCGCCTATTCGCTTGGAGGGGTCGCGGTTTCCGCTCTAAAGGCGGAAACCTGCAAACCTCTTCTCGACCTCATGGAGGCCAAACTCTGGCAGAAACGGAACCCCGGAATCGTGGCCGAAGAAGCGGTTTCTTACTGA